In Desulfonatronum sp. SC1, the genomic stretch ATTTTTCAATCCACGAGGACGGCCATGGCCCAGATCGTCATAGTTGACGACGAAGAGGACATTCGCACCACGCTACGGGGCATCCTGGAGGACGAAGGCCATGAGGTCCGGGAGGCCGCCAGCGGCGAGCAGGGTCTGGACGTGTTGGCCGAGGTGGATCCGGACCTGTGCTTCCTGGACATCTGGCTGCCTGGCATGGACGGCCTGGAGGTGCTGGACCGGGTTCGCGGGATATCTCCGCACTTGCCGATGATCATGATTTCGGGCCACGGCAACATCGAAACTGCGGTCATGGCCATCAAGAAAGGCGCTTTCGACTTCATCGAAAAGCCCCTCTCCCTGGAAAAGGTGCTGGTGACCACGGCCAAGGCCGTGGAATTCAAGGAGCTGCGCCAGGAAAACATGGTCCTGCGCAGCCAAATCCGAGACACCCGGGTCCAGGAATTGACCGGGGCGACGCCCAGGATCCAGCAGTTGCAGCAGCAGGTTCGCCAGGTCGCGCCCACCGAGGCCTGGGTGCTGATCACCGGCGAGAACGGCACGGGCAAGGAAATCGTAGCCCGGTCTCTGCATCAGCTCAGCCACAGGGTGAACAAGCCGTTGGTGGAGGTGAACTGCGCGGCCATTCCCGAAGAACTGATCGAAAGCGAGCTGTTCGGCCATGAAAAGGGGGCCTTCACCAGCGCGGACCGGGCTCAGGTGGGCAAGTTCGAGCTGGCCAACGGCGGCACCTTGTTCCTGGACGAAATCGGGGACATGAGCCTGAAGACCCAGGCCAAGATTCTGCGCATCCTGCAGGAGCAGCGCTTCGAACGGGTCGGAGGACGAAAGACCATCCAGGTAGACGTTCGGGTGATCGCGGCCACGAACAAGGATCTGCCCGAGGAGATTCGCGCCGGGCGGTTTCGGGAGGACCTCTACTACCGGCTGAAGGTGTTTCCGCTGTATGTTCCGCCCTTACGGTCGCGGGTCGCGGACATTCCGTTGCTCCTGGCCGATTTCATGGACGGCCTGATCCGGACCCAGGGCTTCAAGGCCCTGCGCTTTCCCCCGGAGACCATGACCGCGCTGCAACGCTATCCCTGGCCGGGCAATGTCCGTGAGCTGAAAAACTTTCTGGAGCGGATGTGCATCATGTATCCCGGTCAAACCATTTTGCCCGAGATGCTGCCGCCGGAGATGTTGGTCACGGACCACGGCACGGGCAACCGCGGACCTTTTGACCCGGATGAGGACTGGCCGGTGGACTTCAAGGCGGCCCGGGCCCAGTTCGAGGCCAAGTTTCTGGAGGACAAGCTGAGCAGCTGCAACGGCAGCGTCACCCGGCTGGCGGAAACCATCGGCATGGAGCGCACCTATCTCTATAAAAAGCTTCGCGGTCTCGGGCTCAAGACAGCGGATTAACTCTCGGCACGTAACGGCAATCGGACTCGTTTCACATCCAACCATCCTCACGTCGCGTTTATGACTTCCTACACCAAAGCCGGAATCATCATCGTCATCCTGGCCCTGTTCGCTTCCGTGGGCCTGATTCAGCACTACACCGTCACCCAGTCCCAACTGACCGGACCGGAAATCGACCCGGGGCCGGCCTTGCCCGGCGTGCCGGGGGAACTGCCTCGACTGGTGAACCTCAAAACCGAGAACTGCATTCACTGCAAACGGATGGTCCCCATTCTGGCGGAGTTGAAACAGGATTATGGTGAAGCGTTTCGCATCTACACTTTTGACATCGGTCGCCATCCGGACATCGGACGGGCTTACGGAACCGTCCGCATCCTGCCGACCCTGATCTTTTTCGACCGGGACGGAAAAGAGGTACTGCGCTACGAAGGGTACATGTCCAAGGCGGACATCCTGTATCGTTTCGAAAGCCTTGGCTTGACGGGCTGATCATTCGTCGGCGTCGAGCCGTTCTTGCCTTGGGACCGTCTTTCCTGTCTCGCGGTCGCCGCGCCTTTCATGCTGCGTCGCTCAAGGCCGGTCGCCGTCCCGTTGCGAGCTTGGCGGCCAGGGCCGCGCCCCACAACCCGCTGTCCTGATTGGTGTTCAGGAGGACCGGGATGGCCTGGAGCAGAGCCCGGTAATTGGGGTTGGCCGTGAATTCGCGTAAAAATTCCGGGTGGCGCACCAAGCCGGGATTTTTGGCCGCCACCCCGCCGGTGACCACCATTCCGCCGATGGCCAGAATATTCAACGCAAAGTGACGGCAAGCCCGGCCGTAGAATCTGGCAAACCAGCTCAGCACGGGCGATGTTTCGTCCATGGCCGCGGCAGCCTGCTCCGGCCTGAGGCTTTGGCCGAAATGAAAGCGGTGCAGCAAGGCCAATCCCTGGCCGGAAACGACCACATCCCCGTAAACATACTCCAGGCCCAGTTCCCGGAGCACGAAGTCTTCAAAGGCCGCTTCCTCCCGGTTCACGAACGCGAAGGCGACGTGCCCCGCCTCCGAGGGCAGGGCGAGAAAACCGCCATCGGGCAACGGGGCCAGCATCCCGTGGCCCAGACCGGTCCCCGCGCCGATCACTCCCACCATGCCCCGCGGATCCGGGCGACCGGCATTGATCGTGACGGCCTCGTCCAAGGCCGCGGTCTTGCAGGCATAGGCCTGGGCCGCGAAGTCGTTGAGCAGGATCAGCGTGTCCGGCAGCCCGGACAGGTTCGTGGAACGGATGTCGATGTCCCAGGGGATGTTCGGCGGGTCGGCTCGGACCCCTCCTTGCACCGCCCCGGCCACGGCCAGGGCCCCGGCCCGGCAGCGCGACAGTTCTCGGCCCAAAGGACCGTCCTTGAGCAGGCGCAGCAGATCGCTGAAGGAATCCGCCTCGGACGTGGGAATCCGCTCCACGCTTCGGAGCCGCATGGTGTCGCCGCGATCCTCGAACAGCGCGAACCGAATGTTGGTTCCGCCAATGTCCGCGGCCAAATACAGGTCGGGGGAAGAAGACTGCTCCGTCTCGCCGAGCACTCCGGCGGAACATCGGGAGCTTTGATCTCCAAAAAAAACCGTATGACGGTTCTTGCTTTTTCCTGCTTCGGACATGACTCCTCCCGTTGTGAATCTACCTGGGCGAGACGAAAACATCTCACTCGCCAATAGCACCGTGCCTAGGACACCGGCAACTAAAATCGGCTTATTCCGCCCGCCACATGTTCAACTTTGGCCACGAACAGAGTTTTTTTGCAATGAAATACCGCATTGTTCCCGTTGACCATTCGAATATCTCCAAGGCCAGAGCGCTGGTCGACACGGTTTTTCCCCATCAGAGTCCCGCGGAACGGATCAGCCTGCGCCTTTACACGCTCAAAAGCGGATGGACGTATCGTTTCCTGTCCTGGGTATTTGGCGCGGATTTGCTGGCTTTCTGGATCGCCGTGGACGAGAGCGGCGAAGCCTTGGGCATCAGTGGACTGTACCGTTTGCGCAAGGACGGCCACGAGGCCGTCTGGCTCGGGTGGTACGCGGTCCATCCGTCAGCCAGGGGCAAGGGCGTGGGCGGAGCGCTTCTGCGCCATGCCATCCAGGCGGCACGGTATACGGGGGGCAAGTATCTGCGCCTGTATACCAGCGATTCGGAACTGATCGAGGGCTCGGGGGACGCCCAGGGCGTTTATGAGAAGTATGGCTTGAAAGTGAAGAGCGTGAAGGCTGTTTACGGTGGGCTGCTCATCAACCGCGACGGGGTAAAGGTGCTCAAGGCGAACAAGATAATCCGGGAAATGCCGCTACGGTGAAGCGGGCGAATCACCTTCGGACGCATCAAGAAAAGGCCCGACTCACGTGAAATAACGAGGGAGTCGGGCCTTATGGTTTCCAAGGCAAAGCTGCCAGGAAGCGGCTACATGAACGCCTCGCAACTGCCGGGCAGGGGGAAGCCGCTGTGGAGGCAGATGGATTCGCGGGAGGCTTCCCGGACGTCGTAGGCGACCATTTCCGTGACCATTTGCGCAAAGCTGATTTCCAGAGTCCAGCCCAGCTTTTCACGGGCCTTGGTCGGGTCTCCCAGCAGGCTTTCCACTTCCGTGGGCCGGAAGTAGCGGGGGTCCACGGACACCAGGACGTCGCCCTCGGTAAAGGCGACCTGTTTGCCAATGCGTTCCAGGCAGGATTGGATCACCGGGGAGGGCTCAAATTTGGCGACGATGCCCTTTTCGTTCAGGCCCTCTCCTTCCCAGCGAAGCTCAATGCCCACTTCCCGGAAAGCCAGTTGGCAGAATTCTCGCACGGAATGCTGTTCGCCCGTGGCGATCACGAAGTCTTCGGGCTGGTCCTGCTGAAGGATCAGCCACTGGGCGCGGACGAAATCCTTGGCATGGCCCCAGTCCCGCAACGCGCCGAGGTTGCCGAGGAAGAGGTCTTTTTCCAGGCCCAGGGCGATTCGGGCCGCGGCACGGGTGATTTTACGGGTGACAAAGGTTTCGCCGCGCACCGGGGATTCGTGGTTGAAGAGGATCCCGTTGCAGCCGAAAATGTTGTAGGCCTCCCGGTAGTTCACCGTGATCCAGAAGGCATAAAGCTTGGCCACGGCGTAAGGGGAGCGGGGATAAAACGGGGTGGTTTCGCGCTGGGGCACTTCCTGGACCTTGCCGTAAAGTTCCGAGGTGGAGGCCTGGTAGAAACGGGTCTTGTCCGTCAGGCCCAGGAGCCGGATGGCCTCCAGCATTCGCAGGGTGCCCAGGGCGTCGGTGTTGGCCGTGTATTCCGGGCTCTCGAAGGATACCTTGACGTGGCTCTGGGCCGCCAGATTGTAAACCTCGTCCGGCTGGACCTCCTGAATGATCCGGGTCAGGTTGGTGGCGTCGGTCAGATCCCCGTAATGCATGAGGAAGCGGACGTTCTCCTCGTGGGGGTCGCGGTAGAGGTGGTCCACCCGCTGGGTGTTGAACAGCGAGGAGCGGCGTTTGACGCCGTGGACTTCGTAACCCTTTTCCAGCAGAAATTCCGCCAGATAGGCCCCGTCTTGACCGGTTATGCCGGTGATCAGTGCTTTTTTCATCGTGCTGTGTTCTCCTTATCGTGATGTCGCCCGAAGACTTAGATGAATCGAGACGGCTTTCCGGTCCATAGCGGATTGAGGATTGCAGGGCAACTTTGAATGGTTTAGGGAATCCGGAGACGTGTATCCGCCGCCCGCGCCGTATTTTCACCGGCCGACCTTCAACCCCCCGCATCCTCCATGCCCGAAATCCACGCCCAACGCCGCGACAAACTGCGTGAAAAGCTCAAGGTGGCCGGACTCCCGGCCCTGCTGGTTTCCAGCCCGGCCAACCGGTTCTACCTCAGCGGCTTCGAACTCCACGACCCGCAGTGCAACGAAAGCGCCGGCATGCTGGTGATTGCCGCGAGCGGCGAGGACTGGCTGCTCACGGACCCTCGCTATGAAATCGTCGCCGGCAAGGTCTGGCCCAAGGAACGGCTGTTCATCTACACCAGTCCAAAAATTAAACAGATTCGTGAATTCCTGGCCGGTCTGGGCCATCGCCCCCTGGGGTTCGAGGCCAGGGCCATGAGCGTTGATCTCCACGGAGAACTGGCCGAGGAAGTGGCCTTCATGCCGACCACGAACATGGTGGAGCCTCTGCGGCTGGTCAAGGATGCCGGAGAAATCGCCCTTCTGGAGGCGTCGTGCCGACTCAACCACGAGGTCTTCGCCCTGGTCCCGGATCTGCTGCGCCCAGGGCGCACGGAACGGGAAGTCGCCTGGGACATGGAAAAGCTGTTCCGGGAGCGCGGGGCAAGTGAGCTGGCCTTTCCGACCATCGTGGGCGTGAACGCCAACGCGGCCCAGCCCCATGCCGTTCCCAACGACACTCCGATTCAGGACGGCTGTCTGGTGCTGGTGGATGCCGGAGCCCGGCTTGGGGACTATTGCTCGGACCAGACCCGGACCTTCTGGGTGGGGGAACGGCCCTCGGATGCCTTCAAGCGAACCATGGACCTGGTCCGCGAGGCCCAGAACCGGGCCATCGCCGCCATTCGTCCGGGCGTGCCGGTTTGCAGCGTCTATCAACTGGTCAAGGACTTCTTTCGGGACCACTTCGTGGACGAGCGCTTCAACCACGGCCTGGGCCACGGCATCGGCCTGGAAACCCACGAAGGCCCAAGCCTGAGCCCCCACGACACCAAGACCCTCCTGGCCCCGGGCATGGTGGTGAGCGTGGAGCCAGGCCTGTACTACCCGGACTGGGGCGGCGTCCGCTGGGAGTACATGATCCTGGTCACGGAGGATGGATGCCGGGTTTTGTAGGGCGGTCGTGGATTGAAGAAACTGAGCCAATCCTTTTTCCTGTAACCATCATTTGAATGAAAAAACCATGAACCAATACCATTCGCGTTTCCCATTTCTTCTTTTTGCCCAGCGATTGCTTTCGCTCATTCTGATCGCCTTATTCCTGTCCGCCTGCCTGGCCGGAGGGGCGGATTCGGACGAACACTTGGAAGCCAAGGTCGGGCAGATGCTGCTGATCGGGTTTCGCGGCCTGGAAGTTGACGAATCCAGCTCCATTGTCCGGGACATCCGGGAGGGGCGGGTCGGCGGAGTGATCATCTTCGACTACGACGTGGCCTTGCGCAGTCCGGTACGCAACGTGGCTTCCCCGGAACAACTGGGGAAACTGGTGGCGGACCTGCGGGCCGCGAGTCACGGGGCGCCCTTGTTCGTGGCCATTGACCAGGAAGGCGGGCGGGTCAACCGGCTCAAGGAGCGGTACGGCTTTCCGCCCACGGTCTCCCAGGGCTGGTTGGGCGGGCAAAACGACCCGCGCCTTACGGGCGAGTACGCCCATCGGACCGCGAAGACGCTGTCCGGGCTGGGAATCAACGTCAATCTGGCCCCGGTGGTGGACGTGAACGTGAACCCGGACAATCCGGTGATCGGCAAACTGGAACGCAGCTTTTCCGCGGACCCTCATACGGTCGCGATTCACGCCGCGGCGGTGATCGCCGGCCATCAGACCGAAGGCGTGCTCACGGCTCTCAAACACTTTCCGGGCCACGGCAGTTCCACCACGGATTCCCACCTGGGTTTCACCGACGTGACCCGGACCTGGGTCGAGAAGGAGCTGGAGCCGTACCGGGCAATCCTGCGCACCACCGGCGCGGACATGATCATGACCGCCCACGTGTTCAACGCCCGCCTCGACCCGGACTGGCCCGCGACTCTCTCCCGGGCCACCATGCAGGGACTGCTGCGCGACCAAATGGGCTACCAAGGCGTGATCATCTCCGACGACATGCAGATGCAGGCCATCACCGACCACTACGACCTGGAAACCGCCCTGGAGCAGACCATCCTGGCCGGGGCGGACGTGATCATCTTCGGCAATAACCTAGTCTACGACGAGGACATCGCCCAAAAGGCCGGCGAGATCATCCTGGACCTGGTCCGGGAAGGCCGGGTGCCGGAGTGGCGCATCCATCAGTCCTACTCCCGGATCATGCACCTCAAATCGCGCCTCGCCGCCAGGGGGAAGATGGAGTGCAGGCTCTGCGACGCCTATTGAGCCCGGTCGGATAATCTTTTGACTCCACGTCCGGGATTCACCTTCAGCACACGAACAAGCCATGAGAATCAACGTCGGCATCTCCGAGATGCGCGTGACCAAACAACCTGGAGTGATTCTGGTCACTCACTCCCTGGGCTCCTGCATGGGGCTGGCGGCCTACGACCCGGTCTTCAAGGTCGCAGGGCTGATTCACTGCCTGCTTCCGAAACCCTCCGGCAGCAAAAAGGCCTCGGAGAATCCAGCCATGTGCGTCAGCACCGGGGTGCCGGCCATGATCCGGGAAATGTACGCCATGGGCGCCCAGCGCCAAAACCTGATCCTGAAAGCCGCCGGGTGCAGTCGGATGATGAACGTGCTCAACCAGTTTAACACCGGGCTGCGCAACCAGGAGACCTTGCTGGCTCTGCTGGAGCACAACGGCCTGAAGCTCGCGTCCGGTGAAATGGGCGGGAGCGTCCCCAGGACCATGTATTTGCTTGCGGATACCGGCCGGGTCCTGATCCGGTCCAAACGCGAGGAACGCGAACTATGATCAAGCGCAAGATCATCCTCTCTCAAATCACCAGGATACCGATGCTTTCCAGTGCCGTACAGGAAGGCATGCACCTACTGCGCGACCCCCAGGTGGACATGGGCAACCTGGCTAAGGTTCTGCAGCATGATCCAGGGATTACCGTCAATATCCTGCGGCTGGCCAACACCCCGTATTTCGGCTCCATGAGCCGGGTGAACAATCTTCGGGACGCCGTGGTCCGCCTGGGTGCGAAGCGGGTTTCTCAGCTCCTGCTCACCGTGGCCGTCACTCCCCGAATCAGCGGGGAATTGGAAGGCTACGACCAAGCCCCCTGCACCCTTCTGGAACAGTCCTTGGCCATTGCCGTGGCCTCGGAACTCGTCGCCGCTGAACTTGGCATCGACTTTCCGTCTCACACCTTTACCGCCGGACTGCTGGCTAACATCGGTAAAATCGTGCTGAGTCAATTCCTGGATAACGAATACGAGCAGGTCAACGAGCTGGTGGAGCGCGAGAACGTCTCCTTCGAGGAATCCGAAAGTCGTGTCCTGGGCGCGAATCACGCTGAAATCGGAGCTGAACTGTTGACCTTCTGGAACCTGCCCGAGGAGATTGTCCGCGTGGTCCGTCATTTTCGCGACCCGGAATCCTGCCCGGAACGGGACGTCGCCCTGGACCTGGTCCATGTGGGCTCCGCGGTCGCCGCTATGACCGGCATCGGCCAGGGCTTGGACGGCATGCAGTATCCTGTTTCCGAGGCCGTGGTGGAACGTCTGGGGCTGACAGAAACACAGGTCCGGGAGGTGCTGGTCAAACTCCTGGAGCACGTCGCCAAACTCAAGGAAGTATTGCCGAAGTGCGAGAAGAAGGCTTGATTTCCCGTCGCCGCTTCCTGGCCGGAGCCGCGGCGTTCGCCGCCTCCCTGCCTTTCTCCGCCCCGGCCCGGGATCAGTCCGAAGAAACGTTTTCCGCCGGCTTGGCCGTCGGCTTGGCTCTCGGTTCCGGCGGGGCCAACGGTTTGGCCCATATTCCCATGCTCGAAGTCTTCGACGAGCTGGGCGTCGTCCCCAAGGTGATCGTCGGAACCAGCATCGGGGCCGTGATCGGAGCCCTCTACGCCTCCGGCCTTTCCGGGTCGGACCTGCGTCGGCTGGCCTTGGACTTCGCCTCCGAGGACAAGCACATCATGAGCACCCTGATTCAGGGCAGCGCGGGGTTGAGCCTGCTGGACCTGATCCGGCCCGACCTGGACGACGGAGGACTGTTGGACAGCCAAGGGTTTCTCGATTTCCTGCACGACAAGGTCCGCGTTTCCACCTTCGAGGAGCTGACTATCCCCTTGATGGTCGTGGCCGCGGACTACTGGAAGCGGGAACAGGTGGTTCTGGACCAGGGGCTGCTAATCCCGGCAATCAAGGCCAGCATGGCCGTTCTCGGCCTGTTCGCTCCGGTGGAGTTGGACGGACGGCTGCTGGTGGACGGCGGTACGGTGAACCCTCTGCCCTATGACCTGCTTCTCGACCGGTGCGACCTGATCGTGGCCGTGGACGTTTCCGGCGGCGTGGCGGAACCGACGGAGCTGACGGAAAACAAGCCCGACGTGCTGGACTCCCTGTTCAACACCTTTGAAATCATGCAGCGGGCCATCACCGGGGAAAAGATGAAACACCGCGAACCCCACATCTTCATTCGCCCGGAAACATCCGGGGTCCGCCTGCTGCACTTCCACAAGGCCGAGCAGATTTTCACGCAATCCGAACCCGCCGCAGAAGAGCTGAAAGCCACCCTGCGTGAGCACCTTTCAGGCGAGTCGTAAGAATACCTGCTTTTCTGTTGGGGGGCTTCATGCCCCGAATGTCCGGACCGGATGACAAACACGCTGATATGTGATTGGAAGCAGAACCGCTGAGCGCACGGCGGTTCGTTTGTTTGGAGACGTCACCAAAGAAGAGGAGCAAGCCATGCTGGCTATTTTGGATTACGAGGCGGGGAATCAGACCAGCGTCCGCAGGGCATTGGATTTTCTGGGTATCCCGTGCGCGATCACCGCGGAGCCGAGCGCGCTGCTGCAAGCGGACGGGGTGATCTTCCCCGGAGTCGGCGCGGCCGGGCAGGCCATGGCCGACCTCGGAGGCAAGGGCCTTGACGCCGTGCTCAAGGAAGTGGTCCGCACGGGCAAGCCGCTTCTGGGTATTTGCGTGGGCTGTCAGATTCTGCTGGACTACAGTGAGGAAAACGATACCAGGACATTGGCCATTCTGCCCGGGGAGTGCCGCCGCTTCGATCCGTCCTGGAAGGACGAGGACGGCCGGAACCTGATCATTCCGCACATGGGCTGGAACGGTCTACGCCGCAAGCAAGAGTGCGTCCTGCTGAACAATGTCCCCGACGAAGCGGAGTTCTATTTCGTGCACAGTTACTTTCCCTTGCCGTCGCCGGAGCTGATCCTGGCCACGACCTTCTACGGGCAAGAGTTCGCCTCGCTTTTCGGTCGGCCCGGACTCTGGGCCACCCAGTTCCATCCGGAAAAGAGCGGTCGCCCCGGCCTGACCCTGCTCGCCAACTTTCATGCCTACTGCAAGGAGGCGGCCCATGCTCAGTAAGCGGATCATCCCCTGTCTGGACGTCCGGGATGGACGGCTGACCAAAGGCGTGAAGTTTAAGGGCAACGTGGACATCGGCGACCCGGTGGACATGGCCAAGTTCTACTCCGACGAAGGGGCGGACGAACTGGTTTTCTACGACATCACGGCCTCCAGCGAAGGCCGCGGCATCATGCTCCGGGTGGTGGAGGAGGTGGCTTCCAAGACGTTCATCCCCTTTTCGGTGGGGGGCGGGATACGCAACGTCGCGGACATGCGGGCCGTGCTCCTGGCTGGCGCGGAAAAAATCTCCGTCAATTCCGCGGCGGTGCGCGCCCCGGAGATCATCTCCCAGGGCGCGGCGGCCTTTGGCTCGCAGTGCGTGGTGGTGGGCATGGACGTGCTCAAGGTGCCCGTCACGTTGGAGATCCCTTCCGGTTACGAGGTGGTGATTCACGGGGGGCGAACGCCCACGGGAATGGATGCCCTGGCCTGGGCCAGGCGGGTCCAGGAACTGGGCGCGGGGGAAATCTGCCTCAACTCCATCGACGCCGACGGAACCAAGGAGGGGTATGAACTGACCCTGACCCGGCTGATTGCCGAGTCCGTGTCCATCCCGGTGATCGCGTCCGGGGGGGCGGGCAAACCCGAGCACATGGCCGACGCCTTGACCCAGGGCCTGGCCTCCGCCGCACTGATAGCGTCCATCGTGCACTACGGTGAATATACGATCCGGGGCATCAAGGACATCCTGGCGAACCAGGGGATCAAGGTTCGCCAGGTTTGGTGAGAACGCCTCCGGGCTGTTGTAAAAAAAGCCGCCAAGACACAAAATAAAAGAGCTCAAACCCGAAGCGTATTTGTCATACGCTTCGGGTTTGAGCTCTTTGCAGCAACGCCGCAATTGGTTTTTTTCAACGGACTGCTATTCGAGATCGTCGTCCGGTATGGCGTCGTAGGTCCCGCCCCGCCCTCCGGACTTGTGGATCAGGCGGCAGGGGCCGATGGTGATGTCTTTCTGCACGGCCTTGCACATATCGTAAATGGTCATGGCGGCCATCTGTACGGCCATCAGGGCCTCCATCTCCGCCCCGGTGCGGTCCGTGCAGCGGATTTCCGAGTCGATCACGATCCGTTGCCGCTGGACGTCCACGGCGAATCGCAAGTCCACGTAGGACAGATTCAGGCCGTGGCACAAAGGGATCAATTCTGCGGTCTTTTTAGCCGCCATGATCCCGGCGATCTTGGCCGTGGCCAGTACATCGCCCTTGGGCAGGGCCTTGGCCATGAGCAGGTCCAGGGTCTTGGCGGAAAGCACCACCTCACCCCGGGCCATGGCTAGGCGCTGGGTTTGCTCTTTGGTCCCCACGTCGACCATGGTCAACTCACCTTCTTCGGTCAGATGCGAAAATTTTTCGTCCATCGCCGTCATCCTTTGACCGCGTCCTTGGCCTTTTCAAAAAACCGTTTGACTTTTTTCATGGGCCGATCCTCCTCCAGACGGGCGAACTCCCGGAGCAGTTCCTCCTGCTTGCCGGTCAGTTTGGTGGGGGTCTTGACCTGAACTTCCACCAGCAGATCCCCACGCTGGGTGCTGCCCAGATGGGGCAGGCCAATGCCAGAAATCTGAAAAACATGCCCGCTCTGGGTGCCCTTGGGAACATCCATGGGCACCGGCTCATCCAGGGTGGGCACCTCGATGCGCGCTCCCAGGGCCGCGTCCACGAAGCTGATTTCCGTTTTGACCACCAGATTCTGGCCCTGACGCCGGAAGACTTTGTCTTCCTCCACGTGGACGACCACGTACAGATCGCCCGGCGGCCCACCGTGCAGGCCCGGCTCTCCCTCTCCGCGCAGCCGCAGGCGGCTGCCGTTGTCCACTCCGGCGGGTATGCGGACCTTCAGCTCTCTGGTTTTGCGGACAATCCCCCGGCCATGGCAGGCCCGGCACGGAGAGGTGAGGATTTCCCCCTGACCCTGACAAACCGGACAGGTCACGGCCAGACGGAAAAAACCCTGATTCTGGATCATCTGGCCCTGGCCGCCGCAATGCTTGCAGGTCTCGGGCCGGGTTCCCGGAGCCGCGCCGGAGCCTTCGCAGTCTCCGCAGACTTCATTTCGCGGGATCTGGAGTTCAACCTCCGTCCCCTTGGCCGCGTCGCGAAATGCCAGGGTCAAATTGTACCGCAGGTCCGCGCCGGCCTGAGGGCGTGGCCCTCGGGAGCCGAACCCGAAAAATTCGCCGAAAATATCGCTGAACGTGGAAAAAATATCCTCGTTGCTCCGGAAGCCCTGGAAGCCCGCGTTGTTCAGCCCTTCGTGGCCGAACCGGTCGTAGTGGGCGCGCTTTTGCGGATCGCGCAGCACTTCATAGGCTTCCGCGGCCTCCTTGAAACGAGCTTCCGCCTGCGGATCATCCGGGTTGCGGTCCGGATGATACTTCATGGCCAATCGGCGGTAGGCCTTTTTGATCTCGTCTTCCGCGGCGTCACGGGCCACGCCGAGAACGTCGTAAAAATCTTTTCGACCAGCCATGACTACTTCGTCAGGCCGACGATGCCGGCTTCCTGGATGCTCTCGGCGGGCAGCACCTTGCCCGCGGCAATTTCACGCAACGCGGTGACGATTTCCTTGTTGTCGCTCTCCACAAGCGAATGATACCCTTTGCGGTACTGTTGGACCCGCTTGATGGCCATCTGCACAACGAGAAATCGATTGTCCACCTGCTGCAAGCAGTCTTCCACGGTAATCCTGGCCATACGTCCTCCCCCTGTGAGCTGTTCGCACTGGTCTTTGAATTCGCAAAACTTTATTT encodes the following:
- a CDS encoding chemotaxis protein CheD, encoding MRINVGISEMRVTKQPGVILVTHSLGSCMGLAAYDPVFKVAGLIHCLLPKPSGSKKASENPAMCVSTGVPAMIREMYAMGAQRQNLILKAAGCSRMMNVLNQFNTGLRNQETLLALLEHNGLKLASGEMGGSVPRTMYLLADTGRVLIRSKREEREL
- a CDS encoding HDOD domain-containing protein encodes the protein MIKRKIILSQITRIPMLSSAVQEGMHLLRDPQVDMGNLAKVLQHDPGITVNILRLANTPYFGSMSRVNNLRDAVVRLGAKRVSQLLLTVAVTPRISGELEGYDQAPCTLLEQSLAIAVASELVAAELGIDFPSHTFTAGLLANIGKIVLSQFLDNEYEQVNELVERENVSFEESESRVLGANHAEIGAELLTFWNLPEEIVRVVRHFRDPESCPERDVALDLVHVGSAVAAMTGIGQGLDGMQYPVSEAVVERLGLTETQVREVLVKLLEHVAKLKEVLPKCEKKA
- a CDS encoding patatin-like phospholipase family protein, which gives rise to MREEGLISRRRFLAGAAAFAASLPFSAPARDQSEETFSAGLAVGLALGSGGANGLAHIPMLEVFDELGVVPKVIVGTSIGAVIGALYASGLSGSDLRRLALDFASEDKHIMSTLIQGSAGLSLLDLIRPDLDDGGLLDSQGFLDFLHDKVRVSTFEELTIPLMVVAADYWKREQVVLDQGLLIPAIKASMAVLGLFAPVELDGRLLVDGGTVNPLPYDLLLDRCDLIVAVDVSGGVAEPTELTENKPDVLDSLFNTFEIMQRAITGEKMKHREPHIFIRPETSGVRLLHFHKAEQIFTQSEPAAEELKATLREHLSGES
- the hisH gene encoding imidazole glycerol phosphate synthase subunit HisH; translated protein: MLAILDYEAGNQTSVRRALDFLGIPCAITAEPSALLQADGVIFPGVGAAGQAMADLGGKGLDAVLKEVVRTGKPLLGICVGCQILLDYSEENDTRTLAILPGECRRFDPSWKDEDGRNLIIPHMGWNGLRRKQECVLLNNVPDEAEFYFVHSYFPLPSPELILATTFYGQEFASLFGRPGLWATQFHPEKSGRPGLTLLANFHAYCKEAAHAQ
- the hisF gene encoding imidazole glycerol phosphate synthase subunit HisF, with the translated sequence MLSKRIIPCLDVRDGRLTKGVKFKGNVDIGDPVDMAKFYSDEGADELVFYDITASSEGRGIMLRVVEEVASKTFIPFSVGGGIRNVADMRAVLLAGAEKISVNSAAVRAPEIISQGAAAFGSQCVVVGMDVLKVPVTLEIPSGYEVVIHGGRTPTGMDALAWARRVQELGAGEICLNSIDADGTKEGYELTLTRLIAESVSIPVIASGGAGKPEHMADALTQGLASAALIASIVHYGEYTIRGIKDILANQGIKVRQVW
- the moaC gene encoding cyclic pyranopterin monophosphate synthase MoaC, with protein sequence MDEKFSHLTEEGELTMVDVGTKEQTQRLAMARGEVVLSAKTLDLLMAKALPKGDVLATAKIAGIMAAKKTAELIPLCHGLNLSYVDLRFAVDVQRQRIVIDSEIRCTDRTGAEMEALMAVQMAAMTIYDMCKAVQKDITIGPCRLIHKSGGRGGTYDAIPDDDLE
- the dnaJ gene encoding molecular chaperone DnaJ; amino-acid sequence: MAGRKDFYDVLGVARDAAEDEIKKAYRRLAMKYHPDRNPDDPQAEARFKEAAEAYEVLRDPQKRAHYDRFGHEGLNNAGFQGFRSNEDIFSTFSDIFGEFFGFGSRGPRPQAGADLRYNLTLAFRDAAKGTEVELQIPRNEVCGDCEGSGAAPGTRPETCKHCGGQGQMIQNQGFFRLAVTCPVCQGQGEILTSPCRACHGRGIVRKTRELKVRIPAGVDNGSRLRLRGEGEPGLHGGPPGDLYVVVHVEEDKVFRRQGQNLVVKTEISFVDAALGARIEVPTLDEPVPMDVPKGTQSGHVFQISGIGLPHLGSTQRGDLLVEVQVKTPTKLTGKQEELLREFARLEEDRPMKKVKRFFEKAKDAVKG
- the rpoZ gene encoding DNA-directed RNA polymerase subunit omega; amino-acid sequence: MARITVEDCLQQVDNRFLVVQMAIKRVQQYRKGYHSLVESDNKEIVTALREIAAGKVLPAESIQEAGIVGLTK